In Celeribacter baekdonensis, a single genomic region encodes these proteins:
- a CDS encoding Mu transposase C-terminal domain-containing protein, which yields MMGAIHLLPGSHFSNIFERGDLDAEAEAVMTLRELETWLALEITGSYHARVHSALEITPSAAWATRVDEVRLRIPADLRQFLVDFLPSEQRVLQRDGLHLFHIRYWADELRWLMGRESRKFTLKYDPRDLSRIFVLTESGIIEARPADLTRPAITLWEHRAARRALREAGRHSVDEELIFRTIEAQRDLVDTAVRQTKATRRHQARRAHLAPRRMIDVTPDDAARDALPALEGEGSPFLSHPGFKVEEWYDDD from the coding sequence ATGATGGGCGCGATTCACCTGCTGCCGGGCTCGCATTTCTCGAACATCTTCGAGCGCGGCGATCTCGATGCCGAAGCCGAGGCGGTGATGACCTTGCGCGAGCTGGAAACCTGGCTGGCGCTGGAAATCACCGGCTCCTACCACGCGCGGGTGCATAGCGCGTTGGAAATCACGCCCTCGGCGGCCTGGGCAACACGGGTGGACGAAGTCAGACTCCGTATACCCGCCGATCTGCGCCAGTTCTTGGTCGATTTTCTGCCGTCTGAGCAGCGGGTTTTGCAGCGCGACGGCCTGCATCTCTTCCACATCCGCTACTGGGCGGACGAGTTGCGTTGGCTGATGGGCCGGGAAAGCCGCAAGTTCACGCTCAAATACGATCCGCGCGATCTCTCGCGCATCTTCGTGCTGACAGAGAGTGGGATCATCGAAGCCCGACCTGCTGATCTGACACGGCCTGCGATCACGCTCTGGGAGCACCGCGCGGCGCGGCGGGCCCTGCGCGAGGCTGGACGTCATTCTGTGGACGAGGAGTTGATTTTCAGGACGATCGAGGCGCAGCGCGACCTCGTCGACACCGCGGTACGGCAGACCAAGGCCACGCGGCGTCATCAGGCGCGGCGGGCGCATCTGGCACCCCGGCGCATGATCGACGTGACACCGGATGACGCCGCGCGAGATGCCTTGCCCGCGCTGGAAGGGGAGGGGAGCCCGTTCCTCAGCCATCCCGGCTTCAAGGTCGAGGAATGGTACGACGATGACTGA
- a CDS encoding transposase family protein produces MHWLTACGISTEWLARGIPTAIYVDNGAEFHARAFQLACSEYQIDLQYRPPARRAMAGISSG; encoded by the coding sequence ATGCACTGGCTGACGGCGTGCGGGATCAGCACGGAGTGGCTGGCGCGGGGCATCCCGACCGCGATTTATGTGGACAATGGCGCGGAGTTCCATGCCCGGGCTTTTCAGCTTGCCTGTTCCGAATACCAGATCGACCTGCAGTACCGTCCGCCCGCACGCCGCGCTATGGCGGGCATATCGAGCGGCTGA